Proteins found in one Bactrocera oleae isolate idBacOlea1 chromosome X, idBacOlea1, whole genome shotgun sequence genomic segment:
- the LOC138858151 gene encoding uncharacterized protein, with protein sequence MWNFPKIIQNFDTTEKCISFAEEEGLILKSKLCRTHRIPMLVSLSDRSTVGIFRCRKGACRKRTAVSRSSGTWFENAKIPLPQIFYIMFAFASHWSHSQVRKNSFIKEPILSSATICDWYNYCREAVVLYQVDHQVAVGKIGGPGKIVQIDESKFGKRKYNKGRRVEGHWVLGMVEDGSDDLRLEVCPDNVRSAEVLIPLIQRHVLQGGIICTDCWKAYDCLSSHGYEHRRVNHSDPENPFVAEDGTHTQRIESQWRVIKRFFLKDNYNNSEDFSNLIYEYVWRKNVANQHHDPFVKLLDAIKHTFKP encoded by the exons ATGTGGAATTTccctaaaataattcaaaatttcgacACAACGGAGAAATGTATATCGTTTGCAGAGGAGGagggtttaattttaaaaagcaaactatGTCGTACGCATAGGATACCTATGTTGGTATCCTTATCAGATAGGAGCACGGTTGGCATATTCCGATGCCGGAAAGGTGCCTGCCGTAAACGGACTGCGGTGTCGAGGTCGAGTGGGACATGGTTTGAAAACGCAAAAATACCACTGCCtcagattttttatataatgtttgcATTTGCATCGCACTGGTCCCATTCGCAAGTTCGAAAGAACAGTTTTATTAAGGAGCCAATTTTATCCAGCGCTACCATATGTGATTGGTACAATTACTGCCGCGAAGCTGTAGTTTTATACCAGGTTGATCACCAGGTAGCGGTAGGTAAAATTGGCGGCCCTggtaaaattgttcaaatagacGAGAGCAAATTCGGAaaacgaaaatataacaaag gaCGGAGAGTGGAAGGCCACTGGGTTTTAGGGATGGTAGAGGATGGGAGTGACGACCTTCGGCTGGAAGTGTGTCCCGATAATGTGAGGTCTGCTGAAGTGCTCATACCCTTAATTCAGAGACACGTTTTACAAGGTGGCATCATATGTACTGATTGTTGGAAGGCGTACGACTGCCTGTCCAGTCACGGGTATGAGCACCGACGCGTTAACCATAGCGATCCAGAAAATCCGTTTGTTGCCGAAGATGGAACACACACGCAGAGGATAGAATCCCAGTGGCGCGTTATcaaacggttttttttaaaagacaattataataacagtgaagatttcTCGAATTTGATTTATGAATACGTATGgcgtaaaaatgttgcaaatcaGCATCACGATCCATTCGTAAAACTAttagatgcaataaaacatacctttaagccataa